In Arachis hypogaea cultivar Tifrunner chromosome 2, arahy.Tifrunner.gnm2.J5K5, whole genome shotgun sequence, a genomic segment contains:
- the LOC112720654 gene encoding probable disease resistance protein At1g59620: protein MIELNVLKHLMLVNCSECNVLPPLGKLPLLESLEIKNMPNVEKVDFQFLGIGLNHEDAGNKGSSSDAIIAFPRLRKLHFMKLDKWEEWTGLNVNGGDKNIMPLLSSLSVVNCEKLESLPDYIKSKENLKPVIEGCSLLLEKEKEQKEMKSMDSINKAD, encoded by the coding sequence ATGATTGAACTGAATGTGCTAAAACATCTAATGCTTGTTAACTGCAGTGAATGCAATGTTTTGCCGCCTTTAGGGAAACTCCCACTCCTTGAATCACTTGAGATCAAGAATATGCCTAATGTGGAGAAGGTAGATTTCCAATTTCTAGGAATAGGATTAAACCATGAGGATGCTGGCAACAAAGGCTCCTCGTCTGATGCAATAATTGCATTTCCCAGATTGAGAAAGCTTCACTTCATGAAGTTGGATAAGTGGGAAGAGTGGACTGGACTCAATGTCAATGGTGGAGATAAGAATATTATGCCTCTACTGTCTTCTTTGTCAGTTGTAAACTGTGAAAAGTTAGAATCACTTCCTGACTACATCAAGAGCAAGGAAAATCTGAAACCAGTTATTGAAGGATGTTCTTTGCtactagaaaaagaaaaggagcaaAAAGAGATGAAGAGCATGGATTCAATAAACAAAGCAGATTAA
- the LOC112733703 gene encoding putative disease resistance protein RGA1, giving the protein MGNNRDTVIIAGAKVLENAESHHEVVNRRLWPRASEISHNVQNFIEDAEKKQVKHQEVKSWFQGVKDLCYELIDVSEEFELVQQAKRLRFVGLPLLQQQRKVTRIIREFETLIKEVRELKLSSSSELPVPEAELEPVNLHSNIIGKELLVGRDAEIQGLIRRLTKGYHRCICIVGDEVGTGKTALARSVYNSTQVKSKFHFMVWVTVSRQFNVKRIVKTMLEFAPEKPEYVGDEFELLELELHKFIVDRELLLVLDDVVKLDSNHLSDLMNVFRSSSCRILITTRKKEVAKVAKEVEESTHTVLMTSLSPEACWSIIKHHAFGDDLKNESTVERIFGQVGRQIAEKCEGKPVVAKSFGVMLRGRSYEEWHHVMMSEKLWWYDLTSASMLSEYLYSRMPPALRQCLLYCSIFPKNHSIQVDKLVKLWMAQGFIASHEEDKMEIQGWKYVKQLRDCSAFQEFEPDGEGAFVCKLEEGMHEFIQDLARNEYCIKFLDEGATVEESGDNDTLTKPPRFRHCTLCLEAQTSFPDSIDNAGKLHTLMVLSESSDIDPTNLASLLHSLKRIRALDLRSCAIKELPLKAAELLHLRYLNLSFNHELKKLPSAISNLLNLQTLNLNGCDSLQKLPKSIGKLIKLRHLEILWTASLSYLPKGIASLTLLRTLNRFFGSSGGAREAKHAVLEIWKI; this is encoded by the coding sequence ATGGGCAATAATCGCGATACAGTGATCATAGCGGGAGCAAAGGTTTTGGAGAACGCGGAATCTCATCATGAGGTGGTTAACAGGAGACTGTGGCCGAGGGCATCAGAGATATCCCATAATGTCCAGAATTTCATCGAAGACGCAGAGAAGAAACAAGTGAAGCATCAAGAAGTGAAGTCATGGTTTCAGGGCGTTAAAGATCTATGCTATGAGTTAATTGATGTTTCAGAAGAATTCGAATTAGTGCAACAGGCGAAGAGGTTACGCTTTGTAGGCCTTCCACTCCTTCAACAACAACGTAAGGTGACAAGAATCATTCGCGAGTTTGAGACCTTAATTAAAGAGGTCCGCGAGTTGAAACTTAGTTCGAGTTCGGAACTACCAGTACCCGAGGCTGAGCTCGAGCCAGTAAATCTGCATTCGAATATTATTGGCAAAGAGCTCCTGGTTGGTCGAGATGCTGAAATTCAAGGCTTAATTAGAAGGTTGACTAAGGGATATCATAGATGCATATGCATTGTTGGTGACGAGGTTGGAACAGGAAAGACTGCACTAGCCCGAAGTGTCTACAACAGTACTCAAGTGAAAAGTAAGTTTCATTTCATGGTATGGGTAACTGTCTCTCGACAATTCAATGTGAAGCGAATTGTTAAGACTATGCTGGAATTTGCTCCTGAAAAACCAGAGTACGTTGGTGATGAATTTGAATTATTGGAACTTGAGCTTCATAAGTTCATAGTGGacagggaactccttcttgttctGGACGACGTCGTCAAGCTCGATTCGAACCACTTGTCAGATCTAATGAACGTCTTCCGTAGTTCCTCGTGTAGAATTTTGATAACCACGAGGAAGAAGGAAGTGGCAAAAGTagcaaaagaagtagaagaatccACACACACCGTGTTAATGACAAGTCTCTCCCCCGAAGCTTGCTGGTCAATTATCAAACATCACGCATTTGGTGATGATCTGAAGAATGAGTCAACCGTGGAAAGGATATTCGGCCAAGTTGGAAGACAAATAGCAGAAAAGTGCGAGGGGAAGCCAGTTGTTGCTAAATCTTTTGGTGTTATGTTGCGTGGCAGATCTTACGAAGAATGGCATCATGTAATGATGAGTGAAAAGCTGTGGTGGTACGACTTGACATCTGCATCCATGTTGAGTGAATACTTGTATTCTAGAATGCCTCCTGCTTTGAGACAATGCTTGCTGTATTGTTCCATCTTCCCTAAGAATCACTCCATTCAAGTTGACAAACTCGTCAAACTGTGGATGGCACAGGGCTTTATTGCCTCCCATGAAGAGGACAAGATGGAAATACAAGGCTGGAAATACGTCAAGCAATTGCGAGATTGCTCTGCCTTCCAAGAATTTGAACCGGATGGCGAGGGCGCCTTCGTTTGCAAATTGGAGGAAGGAATGCATGAATTTATCCAAGATCTTGCGCGAAACGAATACTGCATAAAGTTTCTTGATGAAGGGGCAACCGTGGAAGAGTCCGGAGACAATGACACCTTAACAAAGCCTCCTCGCTTTCGTCACTGTACCCTGTGTCTTGAAGCTCAAACCTCTTTCCCAGATTCAATTGACAATGCAGGTAAACTACACACTCTAATGGTTTTGTCCGAGTCTTCCGACATAGATCCAACAAATCTTGCCAGCCTTCTGCATTCTCTGAAGAGGATCAGGGCGTTGGATTTGAGATCTTGTGCAATAAAGGAGCTTCCGTTGAAGGCAGCTGAATTGCTACATCTAAGGTACCTTAACTTGTCTTTCAATCATGAGCTAAAAAAGTTGCCTTCTGCAATAAGTAATTTGCTTAATTTGCAAACTTTAAATCTCAACGGATGTGATAGTCTTCAGAAACTGCCAAAAAGTATAGGAAAATTGATCAAGTTGCGACATCTTGAGATTCTCTGGACAGCAAGCCTTAGCTACTTACCAAAAGGGATTGCAAGCTTAACCTTGTTGAGAACCTTAAATCGATTCTTCGGGAGCAGTGGTGGTGCTAGAGAAGCAAAGCATGCAGTCTTGGAGATTTGGAAAATCTAA